The segment CTCTTGGGAATCGATTAGCAGAGGCTCGGACGCTTTATTTATAACATTAAACCTGGATGTTCAGGATGGAGAGAAAAAAGAATATAGACTTACGGTAAATCAATTATCAGAGGTTTTGTTTACTACCACGATGGATACTTCTGTTGCTAATGTAAGCGACAATAAAGCCACGTTAGAGTTTCTGCTCGTAGATAACGCTGGAAATGTCAGTACTTATTCAATGAAGGGAATAGAGTTTAGAAGAAAGAAGCCTAAAGATCCTATTTTTAATTTGAGAAATCCAAACAATGAAAGCATAATGTATACCAATACCTTGAACGTAAGCGTTAACTGTAGTTATTCAGAGTACTTGACTCTTTCGTGGAATATTACATTTAATGTAGAGACTAGACCAAGCGAAAACGATTCTTTATTGTGGGGGACCTACCCAAGTACATTTGTTATTCCTTCTTCTTCACAAGGATTAAAGACCGTCTATCTTTGGGCTAAGAACGACTCAGGCACAAACTTAAACGCAGTCAGCGCAAGCATAGTGTATGACAATATTCCGCCAACATGCTCTCTTGAGAAAAATGATACATGGCCAACAGTTAGCTATGGTGAGTATAATTTTATCTTAAATGTTTCCGATCATTTGGCTCAAGCACCAACAGCATCTATAGTTTTTTCAGAATTAGAAAACAAGACAGGCACTTTCAGTGTTAGACAAATAGATGGCTTGAGATATTCATTAGGATATAGCTTTACGGAGACGAGCGTTAATGGAATTATTACTTTGGATATAGAGATGGTTGACCGTGCAGGCAATACTTCTTCTGTGATTAGTGGTTGGAGTACCTTGAATTTGCAAATGAATTATCCTCCAACGCCTAGTATTAGGTTTTCACAGATTGATGATCCTAGAAGAATCCAGTACATTAATACAACCAATATTGAGCTTTTGAGCTGGATAGCAGTGTCAGCTGAAAACGATACAATCACTCAGTATTTAATAACCTATAACAACAACTTAAGACCACGTTCAAATTATGGTGGATGGAGGGGCGTTAGTTCATCTGTGCAGTCTACAGATGATATTTATGGAGATGGTGTTATTTCAACATGGAACATTAAGAGACTTACTGTAGATTATTCAGAGGTTGTTAATAAATATGGTTTGAATGGTCAGAGATTTTTAACTACTGACATTTATGTTTGGGTCAGGGATGAAAAAGGTAATGTTTCTGAAAAGGCTGCAATGCAAAGCTTGACGATAGATATTGATGTGCCAGTTGACACTATTAGCTTCAACTATCTTGATGATACTTCCCCACAAAGAATAACTTTTAACATTTTTATAGATGAAGCAGTAACTATCAACAAGTATTGGATAGAATTTGCTTATGACTCAGCGGAAGCATCAAAGAATCTAACAACAGATGTAAGTATACGAAATTTCATTTTAACAGTGGATTTGACCAGCGAAGAAAAGTCTCTTCATCCTGTGTTGCGAAGACAGCTTGTAGATTTGGCTGGAAATACACTTAATGCAACAACTGAGCTGCAGCCTAAGCTTTATGTTATAACAATCAATATGTCTACCAACACAGCAAACAGGAGAGATGAAATGTTGCGTTTATTAGATATAAATATTTCTCCTTCAACTGTTATTACTTTAGATAGTTTTACTATGGAGAAAGTTGGAGATAATCAAAACAAGTCAGTGGAACAATTATATTTGAAATTAAATGGACAGCGACTAGCTACTGCAAACTTTGTAGCTGGAACAGAAAACATTCGTTTCTTGTTCAATCCAATAAACATTACCGCTAATTCTGTCCTTTCTATTTATGGAGATATTCTTTCTTCTGCTTTAGAGCCTTTTGCTTTTCGAGTAACTACTGCTTCCTTTGCTTTAGATGTTTACAATAAGGTTTCTTCGAATATTCTGACACATACAACCAACTATTATGTTATTGGTAATGGTTGGAATGTGTTACACGTTTATAGAGAGTCAAATATAAAAACTACTCCAAACATAGTTTATCCAAATGATAAGGATGTTGTTTTGTTTAAGTTTGAAATGAATACATATCCATACAATGTAGCGTTGAATAAAATTGTTTTTAATAGGCACGAAGGCAATGATTTATTATCTGTAGAAAGTTTAGAAAATGTTAGATTGTATTATGAGAGTGATGAAGCTGTTATGAATGAAGTTTTTGACCCTGGAGACTCTCGTTGGTTGGAGCTTGTATTGGGAAAAATTGATAAAGGCCAGCAAACAATAACTTTTCAAGATTTTAGTAAAGTAATTTCAAGTAAGAAAATTAGGATATTTGTTGTTGCAGACATCAGTATTGATGCGTTATCTGGTAAAAACATTGCGTTAGAGTTTAGGACTACTGCTAACTTTGACGTTGGTGCTTTAAGTTTGATTAATGAAAGTACGCTGCCTTTGTGTTCTGATACTACACAGATGGGAAGCTACAGACAAAGAATGAAGATGACTTACGCTCCATTTCAGAGAGGGGAAGTTCATCAAGGCGCGAGCATTAAGTTTGGTGAATTAATAATTAGCAACGATTATTATAGTACACCTTTATCTCAAATTAATTTAAGGGTTTCATATAATAACATTGATTCGCTTGGGTCTTCACCATTTGTCGTTTCGTTTAATAATCAAAGAATGTCTAACCTTAATACTTTGACTAAAATAAATGGGGATTATGACGCTCTTGAAGTTCCGTTTCCTGGTTCCCAATATTTGATTGAGGGCTTTCCCCATATTATGGGATTAGGTGTAGATATTGCCAATGATGCTATTACTGGTTCTATGAGCATTAAGCTTTACCCTTCAGACTTGAAAGAATTGGTTGCTCCAGCAATTATCTTAAATACAGAAAACTTAACCATGGCAGAGATTATAGTTGTTGATAAGAGTCAGCCGATTATCTCTGGTGCTAAGGTTTTTGATTTTGTTAATAGGCCCGATTTGGTTACTTTTGATTTGGATTGTTCTGTTAATGACAATCAAACTAGTATTAATTCTGTTCAGGTTGCTCTTTTTCGCCTAGTTGCTGGTACTGAAGAGAACATAGGGACTAGTTATATTTCATTAAATAAGAATGCTAAAAACAATAAATTCGAACTAAGAAACATTACTCTTGATAGGAGAGATATAAGCAATTTATCATTACTACATGGATATCAATATTTAATTAAGTTGAGAGCGAAAAGTAGCAAGGGAGAAGCAATTTTTACTTCTAGTGAGTTAGTTTTAACTTTTAATATTGATCTTACACCACCAATGTTTGAAAATGCAGGACTATTATTACATCAGGTGGATGATCCAGAAGCCACGTCTGATACTCATAGGTTAAGTTGGTCTCCTGCTTATGATCCAGAATCAACGGTTAGATATTATACAATTGAGTACCAAAGAGGTACTTCTCAAAAATGGAACCATGAAGCAACCATCAATGCAACTAGTTATACGATAGCAAACAGAGACAAGGACTTAAGATATCGATATAGAGTTAACGCAGTTAATGGAGCTAGGTTAAACTCAAATTGGATAACTTCTGAATATTCAACTGTAGCTAAACCAAAAGATAGCATATACAATGTTTCTTTTTATCCAAACCCTGTAAATGCAATTGCCAATGAAAAAGGAACTTTTTATTATGAACTAAAAGAAGATTCCAATGTTTCTTTGAAGATTTATGACGCTTTAGGGCACTTTGTTAGGGAAATGAATTATAGGGCAGGAGCAAGTGGAGGACAAAGCTCTCAGCCTAATAAAGTAGAATGGGATGCAACCGACTCAGCTGGCAGAAAAGTTTCCAAAGGTGGTTATTTTGTTGTAATTAATTCGGTCTCTGAGAGCACGGGGCTTGAAGGTAATGTGAGACTTATGGTAGGGGTAATCCATTAGTGTTATAATTTAATGATGAATATTTTTCTAATTATACTTTTTATTTATTATCTTTTAATATTATTTATTGCTTGGTATTTTAAGGATATTGACGCAGTATTTAAGGGTGACCCTGCTGCTAAGAATATTCTAGAAGTATTGCTTTATCCAAGCATCTACGCGGTTGCTAATTATCGAATATTTCATTTAATGTTTGTTTTGAAGATACCATTTTTGCCTAGAATCATGTCACAGCTAGTTAGGTTTTTTACCTTTATTGAAATACACCCAGGAGCAAAAATAGGCAAATCTTTTTTTATAGATCATGGTGATAGTGTTGTAATAGGTGAGACAGCAGTAATAGGGAATAATGTAATTATTTATCATCAGGTTACCCTTGGTGGAACAGGGAAGGACCATGGAAAAAGACACCCCACAATTAAAGATAATGTCATTGTGGGCGCAGGGGCTAAAATATTGGGTAATATTACAATAGGGGAAAATTGTAAAATTGGGGCAGGGTCTGTTGTGCTAAAAGATGTTCCTGCTTATTCTACAGTAGTCGGTAATCCCGCCAGAGTTGTTAAGGTCAAGGATGGGGCGGTTCATTCTGCCTTTGATTTAGGTAATGTTCCTGACCCTCTGAAGGATGAATATGTTAAAATGGAAAAGAAAATTAGAAGTATTACTAAGGAATTGAATGATTTGAGAGAAGAAATAAAGAAAACAATTAATAAATGATAAAGATAAGTTTATAATAGAGAGTGTGATGGCAGAAATTAAAGTTAAATTAGCGGAGATGAGATTTTCCAATAAACCAGATGATAGCATTGTTGCGCATGGGTTAGGCGCTTGTGTTGCTTTGGCAATCTATGATTCAACAACTTATTTAGGAGGATTGATTCATATTGTAATGCCATCTAGTGATGTTCAGTCGAAAAATGAGTATCCTATTAGGTTTGCTGACACAGGTATTCCTCTTTTCTTGAAAGAGTTTATGCAACAAGGTGGTAATTTTGCTGCCTGTAAGATAGTAATTTCTGGAGGGGCTAGTATGCCTTCCAATAGCATGTTTAATATCGGCGATCAGAATGTTGTTGCAGTAAAAAAGGCGTTGTCTAAGTTTAATCTGAGCGTATCGTCTGAAGATGTGGGTGGAAACAACGGAAGAACGTTAAACATTAATATTAAAAAAGGTATTATTACATCAAAAGTATTTGGCTGTCCGGAGAGAGTATTGTAGGTATGAGAGTAAGAGTATATTATTAATAATAGAAAACGGAGAACATAATGGTAGAAAAAGACAATGTATTATATTTTAGAATAGTCAACAAGATTACAGAGCTGATGCCTCTTTCAGGGACCATTCAGAAAATAATAGATCTTACCAGAAATCCTGACACTCAGCTAAAAAAAATATCTGACGCACTTGAGTCGGACGAGGCAATGGCCTCTAAGGTGCTTAAATTGGCTAATTCTTCTTTTTATGGATTCTCTAAACAAGTTAAGACTATATCTCACGCTGTGGTCTGTTTGGGTTTTAATACCATTAAGCAGATGTCCTTAACTGCTCATAGTTTTTCTGTTTTAGATCAGAAGCTAGATGGATATTATTTGGACAAGGGTTCAATGTTTCAGCATAGTTTTGGTACCGCCTTAGCCTCGAGATTATTGGCAACAAAGATGTTTTATCCAAATGCTGAGGAAGTTTATTTAATGGGACTACTTCATGATGTAGGGAAGGTTATTCTGAATCAGTATGCCGCAGAAGAATTTAAAAAAGTTGTAGAGTTATACAATCAAGGTGGAATAGCTTTTTATGAAGCTGAAAGACAAATATTGGGATTTGATCATGGCGAAATAGGCGCTGCTGTTTGCAAAAAATGGAATTTATCAGATGATATAGTGGATACAATTCGTTGTCACCATAGTCCGGAGGAGGCTTCTAGCTCAAATTTATCAGTGCACATGGTACACATAGCTAATATTATTGTGACTATTATGGGTATTGGAATAGGAGCTGGAGGGATAGATCAAAAAATATCAGAGAAATCATTAGCTGCACTAAATTTAAAAGAAGAAGATATTTCTATGCTAATGATGAGCATTATGGATGAGCTCGAAAACGACGAGACTTTGTCTTCTTTCCGAAACAAAGAATAGGGTAGGTGAAGTAGAAAATGTCTGGGGGGAACATTTTAACGCAGGAAGAGTTAGACGCTCTTCTTAATGGCGACCCTAACGAAAAGAATGGGTTTTCAAATGGTAAAGCCACTTTAGGTGAAGTTAGGTCTTATGATTTCATGGTTCCCAATAAGTTTTCTAAAGAGCTACTGAGGTCCTTAAAAGCTATTCACGACAACATGTCTAGAATGGTTTCTGCTTCTATTTCTGTTTTTCTTAGACAAGACATTAAGATTTATTTGAACTACTTAGAGCAAAGAACATATCAAGAGTATATAGAAGAGGCCAGTGAGGGCGTCTTGTATTATGTTGTTTCCTTTATTGATGATAAGGCGATAGTTGGGCTTGATGCTAACGTTGCCTTGCTTTTGGTGGAGAAGTTACTAGGGGGTAAAGGGGCTAAAACAGGCATCAACAGAAACGAGCCAACTGAAATAGAATCAAAAGTTATCTCTAACTTATTGGATCAGATTTTTTCTTTGCAGAAGGAAAGTTGGGGAAGAGTAATGCCGGAAGTCCCAAGAATAATTAAACAAGACAATCATCCAAAACTTATACATATTTGCCAACCTAATGATGCGGTATTAAGCATGAGGTTTGAAATTATAATAGGTGATGAGATTGGGAACATAACGTATTGCATTCCTTTCAATGCAATAGAGAATGTGTTACCTCAATTTACAACTGAGGACACTATGGATAGTAGGTTAAAGAAAGGCGAGAAAAAAACTCAAGAGATAATTAAGAATATTCACGATGCAGTTGTTCCTTTAACGTCAATATTAGGGAGGACAGAGATTACTGTTGCAGATGTTTTGTCGCTCAGACAAGGCGATATAATTGACTTCTGTATTAGTAGTACGTCCCCCGTTGTCATTAATGTTGGTGAATTTAAAAAATTTAGTGGTGAACTTGGAATATCAAATAAAAAATATGCAATTAAAATTACCCAAGTTCATTTTTAATAGTCAATGAATATGGAATAATGCTTTTAGCTTTTCCAGTTTTTTCAATAATAATTTCAACATAATTTAATATAGAGAAATCATCTTTTTTAGGCGGAGCAAATCTCTCAGGCATAGAGGTTAGAAACCTTCTTAGAACAGGCTCTGGTTTCATTCCAATTATACTATTTTTGGCACCAATCATGCCGACATCTGTTATGTACGCTGTGTGTTCATTAATGATTTCAGCATCATTCGTTTGTACATGGGTATGTGTTCCAACAATGGCAGAGACTTTGTTTTGAAAGTGATAGGCAAATGCTTTTTTTTCAGAGGTTGCTTCTGCATGTATGTCTATTAAAATAATATCACTATTAATATTTTCTAGAAACTTTTCTGTTGTATGAAAAGGGCTGTCGATAGGTGGCAGGAATACTTGACCTAAGACATTAAGAATTGTAATTGTTATTCCTTGGATAGTAGTTGAATAGCTACTATTGCCCGGTACGCTGTTTGGGTAGTTGAGTGGTCTGATCAGGTGAGTGTATTCTTCCATTTGTTCAATAATATCTTTATTATCAAACACGTGATTACCAGAGGTGATACAGTCAACTCCGCTATCAAGCAGTTGATGGTAGATGTGAGGAGTTATTCCTTTTCCATTGGCTAGATTCTCACCGTTAACGATGATGAGGTCAGGCTGGTGGTCCTTTTTAAGGGAAGGAAGCTTCTTATAAAAAGCTTCCCTTCCAATTTCTCCAACAATATCACCAAAGAAAAGTATTTTAATCATTAGGTCGCTATTTCTTGTACTCTTGTTTCCCTAATAACCGTTACTTTAATTGTTCCTGGGTATTCTAATTCGTTTTCAATTTTTTTAACAATATCTCTCGCAAGTTTTGGTGTGAGCTTGTCATTGACGATGTCAGGCTTCACCATTACTCTTATTTCCCTGCCAGACTGAATAGCAAACGCTTTTTCAACACCAGTGAATGATGTTGCAAGTGTTTCTAAATTCTCAAGCCTTTTAACGTAAGCTTCTATGGATTCTCTTCTTGCTCCGGGTCTTGATGCAGAGATTGCATCAGCAGCTGCGACCAGAATAGCTTCAATCGTTTGTGGCTTCACTTCTTCATGGTGAGCAAGAATGGCATGGACTACTTCGTCATTTTCCCCATGTTTCTTTGCAAATTCAGCACCAAGTAGGGCATGTGTTCCTTCTTTTTCAAAGTCAAAAGACTTGCCTAGGTCATGAAGAAGACCTGCTCTTCTCGCTAATCTGACATTTACTCCTAATTCTTGTGCCATTAATGAGGCCAAATGTGCAACCTCTATACTATGTTGCATTACATTTTGACCATAACTGGTTCTGTAGTTCAGTCTGCCTAACAGGTAAATTATTTCTTGAGAAAGATTTTGTACATCAGCCTCAATAGCTGTTTTTTCTCCAAGGTCCATAATTGTGATTTCTAGGTCTTTTTTTGCTTGGTTGTATAGTTCTTCGATTCTGCTTGGATGAATCCTTCCATCAGAAACAAGCTTCGTTAGTGTGATTCTAGCTATTTCTCTTCTAATAGGGTCAAAGCCGGAAAGCACAACTGCTTCAGGTGTATCATCTATGATTAAATCAATACCTGTCATTGTTTCAAATGCTCGAATATTTCTTCCTTCTCGTCCAATAATTCTGCCTTTCATGTCATCTCCAGGTAGAGCAACAACAGAAGTTGTAACTTCTACGACGTTATCGACAGCGCATCTTTGGATGGCAGTTGCGATAATTTCTCTAGATTTTTTGAGAGCAGTTTTTTGAGCTAGTTCTTCCGTTTCCTTAATCATTTTTGAAGCTTCGTACTTAATCTCTCTTTCCATATTGTCTAGTAAAAGTTTTTTAGCTTCATCCTTGCTGAGCTTAGAAATACTCTCTAGGACAACAGATTGTTCTTGATAGAGCTTATCAATTTCTTCGTCTCTTTTGGCAAGAGTTTCTTCTTTCTTTTTGTTTTCGTTTGTTAACAGGTCTAAGTTAGCTTCCTTTTTGTCGAGATTTTCTTCTTTTTGAATTAACCTGTTTTCAACTGTCAGAAACTTGTCTCTTTCTTTTCTTATTTCATCTTCCAGTTCATTCTTTTTTTGCATGAACTCTTCTTTTGCTTCAAGAATAGCTTCTCTTTTTATGTCTTCCGCTTTCCTCTCCGCTTCTTTCATTATTTTTCCTGCTAGTTGTTTAGCTTCTTTTTCTCGGTTAAGTATAGAGTTGTCTTTAATAAACAACACGTATGCCGCTACCAAAAGTATAGCAATGATGACTATTAATACTATTGTTAACATTTTTTTTCCTTTCTTTTTGTCAGTTTTTTATTTTCCGCTCGCTAGTTTGGCTAGTACCTGTTCTTCAAGTGTTTTAAGAATTTCAGGATGACTCTCCAAGTATATTTGAGCATTATCTCTTCCCTGTCCAATCTTTTCTTCTTTGTAGCTAAACCATGCTCCATATTTTTCTATGAAGTTGTACTCTACAGATAAATCAAGAATTTCACCTATTTTTGAAATACCTTTGCCGTAGATTATTTCGAAAATAGCTTCTTTGAACGGAGGAGCAACTTTATTTTTGGCAACCTTTACTTTTGTGAGAGTGCCAACAATAGTGTCTCCCTTTTTGATGCTTTCTCGTTTTCTAACATCTAGCCTGATAGATGAGTAGAATTTTAAAGCATTTCCTCCGGTTGTGACTTCCGGATTTCCAAACATTACCCCAACCTTTTCTCTTAACTGGTTGACGAAAATAACGATGCAAGAAGATTTGCTGACAATGGCTGTCAGTTTTCTTAGTGCTTGAGACATTAGTCTAGCTTGAAGCCCTACGTGTCTATCACCCATTTCACCGTTTAATTCATCTTTTGGTACAAGGGCAGCAACTGAGTCTATAACAATGACGTCAATAGACCCACTTTTAACTAGAGTTTCAACTATGTCTAGTGCTTGTTCTCCCCAGTCAGGTTGTGATATAAGAAGTTCCTGAGTATTTACTCCAATGTTTTTTGCATAGACAGGATCAAGTGCATGTTCTGCATCAATAAAGGCACACACTCCACCTTTTTTTTGCGCTTCAGCAATAATATGTAAAGAAACCGTTGTTTTTCCTGAGCTTTCTGGGCCATAAATTTCTACTATTCTTCCTTTTGGTATGCCACCTACACCTAATGCAAAGTCTAATTTGATAGACCCTGTGGAAATAGATTCAATATTCAGATTTAGTTTATCTCCCATTTTCATAATGGACCCTTTTCCGAATTCTTTTTCTATTTCTTGGATAGCAAGTTCAAGGTTTTTGTTTGTTTTGTCAGCCATTTTTACCTCCCTTTTTTTTGTTCGTAAGCAAATATTTGAGGATTTCTAGAACAGAGAAAGTCGTTTGTTTGATTATATCCATTCTTTCGCCTTCAAATTGATGTTTTTGCGTTAATTGTTCCTCGTTAACAATAACAGAGGTAAAAACTGTTCCAACTGGTTCTTCTCCAGTTCTGGGTCCAGCAAAACCTGTTGTTGCTACGCTAATGTTCGAGCCAAATTTTCTTTTGATTCCTATGGCCATTTCAGCCGCAACCTGTGAACTGACAGGTCCATAATTTTTTATAGTCTTTGGTTCTACAAGGCATTCTTGTACTTTTAATAAATTAGAGTAAGCAATAACGCCACCAAGGTAAACCCTAGATGCGCCAGGAATTTTTGTAAAAGAAGTTGCTATATCTCCGCCAGTTATGGATTCAGCAGAGGTTAATGTTTGGTTTTGCTCAACAAGCAAGTCGAATACTTTATATGGAAGCATGTTAAGGTCGTTTAGCTCTTTGCTGGTAAGTACATTGTTAAAGTTAACCATTTAAAACCTCTTTGTTTTTAAGAAAATAATTAACTCCAGAAAGGATAGTTACTAAAACTGTTAGAAGTAGCAGTAAAGTGTAACCTGGGAAGTCCATTATTAAAAAGCAAATCAAGGTAAACTGTAAAACAGTTTTGAATTTTCCATAAATATCAGCTTTGATGACTATATTTTTTAATGCTGCAACGGAGCGGAGCCCCAAGACTGCATATTCTCTAAAGATTATTATGGCAGTCCAATAAAATTCAATTTTCCCATATTGGGTGAAAAACAAAAGCACAGTTGTTACTAAGATTTTGTCAGCCAGGGGATCAAGTAATTTACCAAGGTCGCTAATTTGGTTGTGTTTTCTGGCAATATATCCATCCAGAAAATCAGAAAAAGCGATAATAAGAAAAAAGCATAAAGATATTATTTGATGATTTGGAATCTTGGTTGAGAGCAAAAGGATTACCAAGAAGGGAATTGAGGCTATTCTGAAAAGGGTTATTTTATTAGCTAGCGTCAAGTCAGCTCGCCGATCAAATCATATTGAAGGGCTTTTTTTATTTTAACTGTTTTAAATTGGCCGATGTCTTTTGGTTGAATATTTTCAATGAATACAAATCCGTCTATCTCGGGTGCATCAAAATATCTTCTACCGCCATTCATGTTGTCTACCAATATTTCCAGTTCTTGCCCTATGTAACTTTTGTTGAGTTTTTTGCTTATACTTTTCTGTGTTTTTATGATCATTTTAGCTCTTTTTTCTTTTGTCTGTTCTTCTAACTTTCCCTTCAGTTTAAAAGAAACAGTGTTTTTTTGATCAGAATAAGCAAAAACACCAAGGTGATCAAACTTTGTTTGATCTATAAAGGAATTTAATTCAGCAAAATCATTTTCGTCTTCACCGGGAAAACCAACTATGACAGTTGTTCTTAATTTTGCTTCTGGTAATTCTTTTCTAATAAGATTTATCACGTCAATAATCCTTTGTTTAGAACTTTTTCTATTCATTTTACTTAATATTTTATCACTTATATGCTGAATTGGCATATCAATATACTTGACAATTTTTTTTGAGTCTTTAATTGTTTTAATCAGACGCTTATTGATGTTATCTGGATATAGGTATAAAAGTCTAATCCATTCTATTTTCTCGGTGTTTTCTAGGTCTTTTAGCAAATCAGCTAAATCGTAGGTTTTATTATAAGAATAGCTGGTAATGTCTTGGGCTATCAAGATAATTTCTTTTACACCTTGAGCAGCTAAAATTTTTGCTTCAGCCAGAATATCTTGCGGTGCTTTAAAGTAAGTGCCACCTCTCAGTGAGGGTATTTTGCAAAAAGAACAACCATGATTACATCCATCCCCAATTTTTAAATAAGCGTAGTGGGCTGGAGTTGCTAAGACCCTGTAGTCTTGCTCAATTAAATTCATTTTTCTTTCTTCAAAAATTTTTGTGGGAGTTTCTTGCAAGGAGTTTATTAGTTTATTGATTTTTGATATTGCGCCAGTATTAAGAATGCCGTCTATAAAAGGATATTCTTCAAGAATTTTTTCCTTCATTTCTTCAACATAACAGCCAGCTACAATAATTTTCCGTCGAGGGTTGTACTCTTTCCAATCCTTCAGGTCATACAGATTTTCAATAGTTTCTTCGGTCGCAGAATCAATAAAGGTGCAGGTATTTAGAACCATAACATCAGCATCATCCATTTCGTTGGTGAGTTGGTGTTCTGTTATTATGTGTCCAATCATTGTTTCTGTATCAACAAGATTTTTAGGGCAGCCTAAACTGATAAATCCTATATTAATGGTTGACCTCTTTAGCTTTTTTTAAGCAGATCTACTTTATCTAGTTTTTCCCATGGAAAGATGTCTCTTCCGAAGTGACCATATTTTGCGGTTGCTTCATATATTGGTCTCTTTAGTTTAAAGGTATCAATAATATCTTTAGGTTTTAACGGGAAATGCTTATAAATTAGATCTGTTATTTTTTCTTCTGACATTTTTCCTGTTCCGAATGTTTCAACAAAAATAGAAACTGGCTCGGCTTTACCAATTGCGTAGGCAAGTTGGATTTCACATTTATCGGCAAGTCCAGCTGCTACTAAATTTTTAGCAATATACCTTGCTACGTAAGCTGCGGATCTATCTACTTTTGAAGGATCCTTGCCACTAAAAGCTCCACCACCATGACGGCTCATTCCGCCATATGTATCGACGATAATCTTTCTTCCCGTTAATCCACAGTCACCCATCGGTCCGCCAATAACAAATCTGCCAGTAGGATTAATGAAAATATTCTCATCTTTAATGTCTTTTAACAATTCTTTTGGAATGGTTGTTTTAATGACCTTTTCAATGATGTCTTTTCTTAATTGTTCAAGAGTCACATCTTCACTGTGTTGCGTGGAAACAACAATAGCGTCAATGCCTTTTGGACCATTTTCATCATAATGGACAGAAACCTGTGATTTACTGTCTGGCTTTAAATATGGCAATACTTTTGTTTTTCTAAGCTCAGTTAATTTGATTAACAACTTGTGAGAGAGCATAATTGGTAGAGGCATAAGTTCTGGTGTTTCGTTGCTTGCATAGCCAAACATGATTCCTTGGTCGCCAGCACCCTGTTCTCTGTATAGCCCCGCTCCTTCTGTTACTCCTTGAGAGATATCAGGAGATTGCTGACCAATCGCATTCATTACCGCACAGGTTTTATAATCAAAGCCGTCACTAGAATCAGCATATCCAATTTCCTTCACAGTTCTTCTGACTAGTTCTTCATAATTAATAACAGCCCTGGTTGTGATTTCTCCTGAAATAATGACTATTCCTGTTTTAATCATAGTTTCACAGGCAACTCTAGACTCAGGGTCTTGCGCTAAGCAAGCATCTAATATTGCATCACTTATTTGGTCTGCCATCTTGTCTGGATGTCCTTCAGAAACGCTTTCTGAGGTAAATACACATTCATGTCTTTTTCTCATTATAATTCTCCTGTGTTTAATTTTTTTTTAAT is part of the Candidatus Margulisiibacteriota bacterium genome and harbors:
- the rny gene encoding ribonuclease Y, whose protein sequence is MLTIVLIVIIAILLVAAYVLFIKDNSILNREKEAKQLAGKIMKEAERKAEDIKREAILEAKEEFMQKKNELEDEIRKERDKFLTVENRLIQKEENLDKKEANLDLLTNENKKKEETLAKRDEEIDKLYQEQSVVLESISKLSKDEAKKLLLDNMEREIKYEASKMIKETEELAQKTALKKSREIIATAIQRCAVDNVVEVTTSVVALPGDDMKGRIIGREGRNIRAFETMTGIDLIIDDTPEAVVLSGFDPIRREIARITLTKLVSDGRIHPSRIEELYNQAKKDLEITIMDLGEKTAIEADVQNLSQEIIYLLGRLNYRTSYGQNVMQHSIEVAHLASLMAQELGVNVRLARRAGLLHDLGKSFDFEKEGTHALLGAEFAKKHGENDEVVHAILAHHEEVKPQTIEAILVAAADAISASRPGARRESIEAYVKRLENLETLATSFTGVEKAFAIQSGREIRVMVKPDIVNDKLTPKLARDIVKKIENELEYPGTIKVTVIRETRVQEIAT
- a CDS encoding FliM/FliN family flagellar motor switch protein encodes the protein MSGGNILTQEELDALLNGDPNEKNGFSNGKATLGEVRSYDFMVPNKFSKELLRSLKAIHDNMSRMVSASISVFLRQDIKIYLNYLEQRTYQEYIEEASEGVLYYVVSFIDDKAIVGLDANVALLLVEKLLGGKGAKTGINRNEPTEIESKVISNLLDQIFSLQKESWGRVMPEVPRIIKQDNHPKLIHICQPNDAVLSMRFEIIIGDEIGNITYCIPFNAIENVLPQFTTEDTMDSRLKKGEKKTQEIIKNIHDAVVPLTSILGRTEITVADVLSLRQGDIIDFCISSTSPVVINVGEFKKFSGELGISNKKYAIKITQVHF
- a CDS encoding HDOD domain-containing protein — encoded protein: MVEKDNVLYFRIVNKITELMPLSGTIQKIIDLTRNPDTQLKKISDALESDEAMASKVLKLANSSFYGFSKQVKTISHAVVCLGFNTIKQMSLTAHSFSVLDQKLDGYYLDKGSMFQHSFGTALASRLLATKMFYPNAEEVYLMGLLHDVGKVILNQYAAEEFKKVVELYNQGGIAFYEAERQILGFDHGEIGAAVCKKWNLSDDIVDTIRCHHSPEEASSSNLSVHMVHIANIIVTIMGIGIGAGGIDQKISEKSLAALNLKEEDISMLMMSIMDELENDETLSSFRNKE
- the recA gene encoding recombinase RecA, coding for MADKTNKNLELAIQEIEKEFGKGSIMKMGDKLNLNIESISTGSIKLDFALGVGGIPKGRIVEIYGPESSGKTTVSLHIIAEAQKKGGVCAFIDAEHALDPVYAKNIGVNTQELLISQPDWGEQALDIVETLVKSGSIDVIVIDSVAALVPKDELNGEMGDRHVGLQARLMSQALRKLTAIVSKSSCIVIFVNQLREKVGVMFGNPEVTTGGNALKFYSSIRLDVRKRESIKKGDTIVGTLTKVKVAKNKVAPPFKEAIFEIIYGKGISKIGEILDLSVEYNFIEKYGAWFSYKEEKIGQGRDNAQIYLESHPEILKTLEEQVLAKLASGK
- a CDS encoding CinA family protein; this translates as MVNFNNVLTSKELNDLNMLPYKVFDLLVEQNQTLTSAESITGGDIATSFTKIPGASRVYLGGVIAYSNLLKVQECLVEPKTIKNYGPVSSQVAAEMAIGIKRKFGSNISVATTGFAGPRTGEEPVGTVFTSVIVNEEQLTQKHQFEGERMDIIKQTTFSVLEILKYLLTNKKKGGKNG
- a CDS encoding TIGR00282 family metallophosphoesterase — protein: MIKILFFGDIVGEIGREAFYKKLPSLKKDHQPDLIIVNGENLANGKGITPHIYHQLLDSGVDCITSGNHVFDNKDIIEQMEEYTHLIRPLNYPNSVPGNSSYSTTIQGITITILNVLGQVFLPPIDSPFHTTEKFLENINSDIILIDIHAEATSEKKAFAYHFQNKVSAIVGTHTHVQTNDAEIINEHTAYITDVGMIGAKNSIIGMKPEPVLRRFLTSMPERFAPPKKDDFSILNYVEIIIEKTGKAKSIIPYSLTIKNELG